The Sporosarcina ureae genome includes a region encoding these proteins:
- a CDS encoding PucR family transcriptional regulator, whose product MLLSVKEILESRLLQSAIIKTGKEFIADRSVEWVSVIESPVENFVRKNEFVLSTGIGCHEKTEEFMSFVKDVYDSGASAFVIATGRYVFEIPEEVIRFAEDREFVIIELPWEIRFSDVVHEVMTKLNELQRQDRRRSKDIQQYLIQKILEGKTLEHITKYIEQELGHPILICNEKKEVIAGGANANDVFALWKQMKNQTSTHESQHPVFSEIKRLEHDGRQLIHLDIHSDADHKGDFFVLTEVGERLNEEQESIAEKAVVAAALWFSRSSAVIKAESRMQNEFLLNLARGEKMSEEHISSHAEFFRYNLELPYICIVGYPAHLKELINRDEVHAQSKKVNLERMSIYIREGMLYAAENIQRQLLFSFENDEVIVFLETSNSVTSDTVHQFLDLVERRFHHLLPGVTFTWGIGKEKDGIWKFSDSFQKAQAALEMGRSQRGTGKRLDFDETQISRLLLSLAINEEVQDITLSTISALVKYDEKRDMDLINTFIAYNYNNGNVSQTAREMNLHRQSLLYRLRKIETLTNLSLEDPDDLFLLNFSIRVWSTGVIKIEDNSALA is encoded by the coding sequence ATGCTTTTATCGGTCAAAGAAATTTTAGAATCTCGCTTACTTCAGTCCGCCATTATAAAAACAGGTAAAGAATTTATTGCTGACAGATCGGTCGAATGGGTCTCAGTCATTGAAAGTCCTGTTGAAAATTTCGTCAGGAAGAATGAATTTGTACTTAGTACAGGAATTGGCTGCCATGAAAAGACAGAGGAGTTTATGTCATTTGTTAAGGATGTATATGACTCGGGAGCATCGGCTTTCGTAATTGCTACAGGTAGATATGTTTTTGAAATACCAGAAGAAGTTATTCGATTTGCTGAGGATAGAGAGTTTGTCATCATTGAACTCCCTTGGGAAATCCGCTTTTCGGATGTTGTCCATGAGGTTATGACCAAGTTGAATGAACTGCAACGTCAAGATAGAAGGCGTTCTAAAGATATACAGCAATATTTAATCCAAAAGATTCTTGAAGGGAAAACGTTAGAACACATTACGAAATACATTGAACAAGAATTGGGTCATCCTATACTGATTTGTAATGAGAAAAAAGAAGTGATTGCAGGCGGCGCAAATGCAAATGATGTGTTCGCATTGTGGAAACAAATGAAGAACCAGACTTCAACTCATGAATCACAACATCCTGTGTTCTCGGAGATTAAAAGACTAGAACATGATGGTAGGCAGCTTATTCATCTTGATATCCATTCTGATGCCGATCATAAAGGAGACTTTTTCGTATTGACTGAAGTGGGTGAAAGATTGAATGAAGAACAAGAATCAATTGCTGAGAAAGCTGTAGTTGCGGCTGCCTTGTGGTTCTCGCGTAGCAGTGCGGTGATTAAGGCGGAAAGCCGTATGCAGAATGAATTTTTATTGAACTTGGCTAGGGGAGAAAAGATGTCCGAAGAACATATTTCTTCTCATGCTGAATTTTTCAGATACAATCTTGAACTTCCGTATATATGTATTGTCGGATATCCAGCACATCTAAAAGAATTGATCAATCGAGATGAAGTGCATGCCCAATCAAAAAAAGTAAACTTGGAACGAATGAGCATTTATATTAGAGAAGGGATGCTATATGCTGCTGAGAATATTCAGCGTCAATTACTTTTTTCATTTGAAAATGATGAAGTGATTGTATTTCTAGAAACTTCGAACAGTGTAACGTCTGATACGGTTCATCAGTTCCTGGACTTAGTGGAAAGAAGATTCCATCACCTATTGCCCGGTGTTACGTTCACTTGGGGGATAGGAAAAGAAAAAGATGGAATTTGGAAGTTTTCAGATAGTTTTCAAAAAGCACAAGCGGCATTGGAAATGGGGAGAAGTCAAAGAGGTACAGGAAAGAGACTCGACTTTGATGAAACACAGATTAGTCGCTTGCTTTTGAGTTTAGCAATCAATGAAGAGGTCCAAGATATTACTCTATCTACCATATCAGCCCTAGTTAAATATGATGAAAAAAGAGATATGGATCTGATCAACACATTTATTGCGTATAACTATAACAACGGTAACGTGAGCCAAACAGCCCGGGAGATGAATCTTCATCGTCAATCTCTATTATACCGGTTACGAAAAATAGAAACGTTGACGAATTTATCTCTGGAAGATCCTGACGATTTATTCTTACTCAACTTCAGTATTAGAGTATGGTCAACAGGTGTTATCAAAATTGAAGACAACTCCGCTTTAGCCTAA